The Mytilus edulis chromosome 4, xbMytEdul2.2, whole genome shotgun sequence nucleotide sequence CcacataaactgacctaatcacaaactaatatattttgtacatgaaaactaagcaaaaatttcagtcaatagaccatgactgagggggtggggccaaataatctctgtggaaatgagatatgccaatgcttatacaactgcatacataTTATCATTTACTTACCGATAGTGGTTCCctataaactgacctaatcacaaactaaacatgaaaactaaacaaaagtttcaaagtcaatagaccataactgagggggcggggccaaataatctccatggtaatgaaatgggccaatactaatacaactgcataccaaatatctatGACTTACCACTAGCGGTTCACCATAATcaagacctaatcacaaactaatacattgttgatgctGCAAATCGCGACACCGAAAACagctttttgactctgtcaagtGAGACAAAAACTGTATGTTGAACAACagctttttttattatcaaaagtgACTTTTGTGGCAATTTTACTTATCCTTCtggaactataaacaactgtcaaacaTAATGAAGGTTTGagtagctataaaacaaggtttaaccTGAAGAAAATGTGTGTACCAAgttatgaatatgacagttgtttttcacatGTTCCATTGATTGATAGCATTTGATTTTGTCCGTTATTTTGGACCTCCCCTTTTTCAATTTgctagttcagtatttttgtaacattttttttatgaaaaaaactttactcattcttaataatattaaaaaatcttttgCTTCATGATGCAAACTTTaactaaaatacaataaaaagctGTCACCAAAATGTTATTACACATGAGTTAATTGTAGAATACATGTATCTCTGGCTACAAACCTGCATGCTCATTGTCTTCAACACAACACTTAAGTTTATTGACattgtgtatttttttacatctgtatttccaagttatcaaacctACCTTTAACATGATTCCGTAATTCGTTTAGCCTCATACTCTTTGATGGTTTGGATCTCCAGTCCATTCCATTTGCAAAACTCTAATCAAGTCTGTACTTAAAGCTGGACCCATCAGGGGATTAAGTTGGAACAAAAAGGCCAATAACCAGCTGTAAAAAAGGttcaaattataattatattttaaatatcagtGAAACTTCAAAAGTTTTATTGTtaacatttgtacatgtatcataggAAAAGAAAAGTGTATAAATTCTGATCATTTCTGACATTCTGCAGCGAGAGAGATAAAGTATTTATTGTGGATTATATTTATGATCATATAAAAACTAGAAAACTGGCATTTCAGTAAGGGCTCATCTATCTCATTTTTGTGTGAGGCACAAATTATAACTTACGAATTCATATAGCAACATATGTACATTGGTCCCTCTAAACTAACCTAAACACAAAttttaacatgtaaactatgAACAGTTTttgtcaatgaaccatgactgaggagTAGGGCCATACAATCTGCATAGAAATTATGACCTGCAAATGCTTATAATAGTAGCattccaaatatcactgattaagtcatttatctttatctttaatcacaaactttaaaatgTGAACTTCTCTATTTTTTGAACATACGGTACATGTAAAtgtggccgttagttttctcatttgaattttttacatttgtcattttggggccttttatagctgactatatatgcagtatgggctttgctcatttttgaaggctgtacagtgacctatagttgttaatttctgtgtcatttggtcttttgtggagagttgtcctattggcaatcataccccatcttcttattttatactcAAAAGTATCATACATGTAAtcatagaccatgactgaggggtgGGTCAACAAATCTCTGTATTTGCATATGTTATAGGTTAGGTTTATACTATACTTACAATAACCAACAGCAGGCTGCACTCATAGCTAACATTAACTGAACAACtctgtaattgaaataaatatctaTAATTTACGGTAATATGATTATTGAAACAAATAatatacaacatacatgtacacattgtTGTATAAATTAAATACCACTCTATCAGGGTATTCTTAtcaaaaatgtaacaataaaaCATTCAACAGGCCTGTTTTGAAGAGTTTATGCATTTTTGCccaatacatgtacatcatgtgCATAGCCAAAACAATCCAGCATttctagaaaatttaaataaatgcaaaaaaaaaccaatcacatTTAGAACCAATAGAACCTATAGGGAGTAAAGCTTATCAAccattgaatatataataataaaaaaaccacCAAATTGAATAGAGACTAAAGCTTCTCAACCATTGAATAcataataatagaaaaacaaaggataatGGGTATCTAACCATGTCAGACACAAAATCAGTAAATGTATTTGCAATTTACAAAAAGTGACAGACTGCAGTTCATAGAGGTATTTATAACTGAGTGgaatttacctgatcatcacagctttcaatTATGATGAACAAATTAATAGATTGTATATCCATCAGTTTAGCAGTAAACTGGGCATGTGCATATTAAATTAAGTATTTTGCTTTAAATCCAGTCTTAACAAAAACATTCTTCTATAGAAGGATAATTTATCCTATATAGAAGTATTctccctctatacaggtataaacaccatatagagggtttgttccgaatccgggtccgttcgcgccatTCAtgttcgcacccactcatgttcgccccctttcacgtTCGCTTTCTAGTttctacatgttcgcacccaaagtccgttcgcaccctacatgtttgcgccaaattttaattggttttgcaTTTAATAACTTTGtcatcaagttttggcaagtacattttgtatattcttataagtataattgttgtcattgtctcaaaataaagtgagacagcattttttttgtgttgaatcaTGACGTTTTGGATAGtgtttattgttaaaataaaatgataatccTTTCTtaataaagtgggattctgtctaagttttattttgtgttgaataacagTACTCTTAATCGTGCTTTCACAaaggttagtgtattgctataactattactttgtttcattgacttgtttcaaaatataGTGAGATTCTGACTAGGTTTTTTtggtgtgttgaataaattttatcatgttttggttttaatagtgtattgctatattttattgtttcattgtttcagatcaaaggggcCAAGCTGTGTGTTTTTcgtttaaaatcttcaatgttttactcataccaagctataaatgcattcagtatttacatcaaagcgatttaaaacaacaatcatgattttccaattattcaactggaatttgaattaaaattgggtgcgaacgtgcgaggtgcgaacgtgttgGGTgtgaaagtgtattgggcgcaaacgGACCTGATACCGTTTGTTCCCAACCTGCTGTAGGTACATGTAAAAACAGTACAAAAAGTATTCCATGTGATTAACAGAGGGAGTGTAGCTATAATCCAACACCCCAAAAT carries:
- the LOC139519714 gene encoding V-type proton ATPase subunit e-like; the encoded protein is MVDRKTLPVVIVTGFWAFVGIICPILIQLFMRRSANKGVVQLMLAMSAACCWLFWLLAFLFQLNPLMGPALSTDLIRVLQMEWTGDPNHQRV